The Geodermatophilaceae bacterium NBWT11 genome has a segment encoding these proteins:
- a CDS encoding PhzF family phenazine biosynthesis protein, with the protein MAYEVVDVFAPRPFAGNPLAVVLDAGALSTEQCQALAREFHLSETTFVSDVGDGGYRVRIFTTDTELPFAGHPSVGTAHTLVRLGLLPAGVVQQHCGVGTVPVAVTGDGARLTGGPVQLRPGPSAADLAPAVGLTPDDVTGRPAHLVGCGLEFAQLDVRPGALDRARPDRRALDALLPEVRGGISLLERGTGTEHTVRVFAGGLSWEEDPATGSAALGTGVWLATEGLAGEGTTGYRLHQGAVLRRPSVLDGTVTVVDGQPVGATVEGTVHPVARGTIAVPA; encoded by the coding sequence CTGGCCTACGAGGTCGTGGACGTCTTCGCGCCCCGTCCCTTCGCCGGGAACCCCCTCGCGGTCGTCCTGGACGCCGGGGCGCTGAGCACGGAGCAGTGCCAGGCGCTCGCCCGGGAGTTCCACCTGTCGGAGACCACGTTCGTCTCCGACGTCGGGGACGGCGGCTACCGGGTGCGGATCTTCACCACCGACACCGAGCTGCCCTTCGCCGGGCACCCCAGCGTGGGCACCGCGCACACCCTGGTGCGCCTGGGCCTGCTGCCGGCCGGCGTGGTGCAGCAGCACTGCGGGGTGGGCACGGTGCCGGTCGCGGTCACCGGGGACGGCGCCCGGCTGACCGGCGGGCCCGTCCAGCTGCGGCCCGGACCGTCCGCGGCCGACCTCGCGCCCGCCGTCGGCCTCACCCCGGACGACGTCACCGGGCGCCCGGCGCACCTGGTCGGCTGCGGCCTCGAGTTCGCCCAGCTGGACGTGCGGCCCGGCGCGCTGGACCGGGCCCGGCCCGACCGCCGGGCCCTGGACGCCCTGCTGCCCGAGGTGCGGGGCGGGATCTCCCTGCTCGAGCGCGGGACCGGCACCGAGCACACGGTGCGGGTCTTCGCCGGGGGGCTGTCGTGGGAGGAGGACCCGGCCACCGGGTCCGCCGCGCTGGGCACCGGGGTCTGGCTGGCCACCGAGGGCCTGGCCGGGGAGGGGACGACGGGCTACCGCCTGCACCAGGGTGCCGTGCTGCGTCGTCCCTCGGTGCTGGACGGGACCGTCACCGTCGTCGACGGGCAGCCGGTCGGCGCCACCGTCGAGGGCACCGTGCACCCGGTCGCCCGCGGCACGATCGCCGTCCCGGCGTGA
- a CDS encoding EamA family transporter yields the protein MAVAVVGVSLSGPMTALVAAPALAIAFWRNAAGAAALLPVLLTRERSTLTGLRLRDLRSSVVAGLFLAAHFAAWLPSLSMTTVAASIALVTTTPIWTALAARLSGVRLPAQVWWGLALAVAGAALIAGVDVTVSLRALAGDGLALLGAIAAAGYVLAGAKARVRLSTSAYAVVCYSTCAVVVAAAALLVGIPLTGFSARDWWLIAGITVVAQLLGHTLFNLVLSTVGPTVVGLAILLEVPGALLVALVLLQQLPPLLALPGMVLVVVGVALVVRASRPVAATEPVT from the coding sequence ATGGCCGTCGCGGTGGTCGGGGTCTCGCTGTCGGGGCCGATGACCGCCCTCGTCGCCGCACCCGCGCTGGCCATCGCGTTCTGGCGCAACGCGGCCGGTGCGGCGGCCCTGCTGCCGGTGCTGCTCACCCGGGAGCGCAGCACGCTGACCGGGCTGCGGCTGCGCGACCTGCGCAGCTCGGTGGTGGCCGGGCTCTTCCTGGCCGCCCACTTCGCCGCCTGGCTGCCCAGCCTGTCGATGACCACCGTGGCGGCCTCCATCGCGCTGGTCACCACCACCCCGATCTGGACGGCGCTGGCCGCTCGGCTGTCCGGGGTGCGGCTGCCGGCCCAGGTGTGGTGGGGCCTCGCCCTGGCCGTCGCCGGCGCCGCGCTCATCGCCGGGGTCGACGTCACCGTCTCGCTGCGCGCGCTGGCCGGGGACGGCCTGGCCCTGCTCGGGGCGATCGCCGCCGCCGGGTACGTGCTGGCCGGGGCCAAGGCCCGGGTGCGGCTGTCCACCTCGGCGTACGCGGTGGTCTGCTACTCCACCTGCGCGGTGGTCGTCGCGGCCGCGGCGCTGCTCGTCGGGATCCCGCTCACCGGGTTCAGCGCCCGCGACTGGTGGCTGATCGCCGGCATCACCGTGGTCGCCCAGCTGCTCGGGCACACGCTGTTCAACCTGGTGCTGTCCACGGTCGGGCCCACCGTGGTCGGGCTGGCCATCCTGCTCGAGGTGCCCGGCGCGCTGCTCGTGGCGCTGGTGCTGCTGCAGCAGCTGCCCCCGCTGCTGGCGCTGCCGGGGATGGTGCTCGTCGTCGTCGGCGTCGCCCTGGTGGTGCGGGCGTCCCGGCCGGTGGCGGCCACCGAGCCCGTCACCTGA
- a CDS encoding CoA ester lyase has product MAELRSRRSNLAVPGSNPRFLEKAKGLPADQVFLDLEDACAPLAKPGARKNIVAALNEGGWGDKIRTVRVNDWTTEWTFQDVIEVVGGAGANLDAIMLPKVQDAGQVQALDMLLSQIEKANGLEVGKIGIEAQIETAQGLINVNQIAFASPRIETIIYGPADFMASINMKSLVVGALHPDYPGDPFHYILMQILMAARARGVQAIDGPFLQVRDVPAFEEVARRSAMLGFDGKWVLHPGQIDAANEIYAPSQEDYDHAELILDAYEWATSEAGGKKGSAMLGDEMIDEASRKMALVISGKGRAAGMSRTSSFTPPED; this is encoded by the coding sequence GTGGCCGAGCTCCGATCCCGTCGTTCCAACCTGGCCGTCCCCGGCAGCAACCCCCGGTTCCTGGAGAAGGCCAAGGGCCTCCCCGCGGACCAGGTGTTCCTGGACCTGGAGGACGCCTGCGCGCCGCTGGCCAAGCCCGGCGCCCGGAAGAACATCGTCGCCGCCCTGAACGAGGGCGGCTGGGGCGACAAGATCCGCACCGTCCGGGTGAACGACTGGACGACGGAGTGGACCTTCCAGGACGTCATCGAGGTCGTCGGGGGCGCCGGGGCGAACCTGGACGCGATCATGCTGCCCAAGGTCCAGGACGCCGGCCAGGTGCAGGCCCTGGACATGCTGCTCTCCCAGATCGAGAAGGCCAACGGCCTCGAGGTCGGGAAGATCGGCATCGAGGCGCAGATCGAGACCGCGCAGGGCCTCATCAACGTCAACCAGATCGCGTTCGCCAGCCCGCGGATCGAGACGATCATCTACGGCCCGGCCGACTTCATGGCCTCGATCAACATGAAGTCCCTGGTCGTGGGGGCGCTGCACCCGGACTACCCGGGCGACCCGTTCCACTACATCCTCATGCAGATCCTGATGGCCGCCCGCGCCCGCGGCGTGCAGGCCATCGACGGGCCCTTCCTCCAGGTGCGGGACGTGCCGGCCTTCGAGGAGGTCGCCAGGCGCTCGGCGATGCTCGGCTTCGACGGCAAGTGGGTGCTGCACCCGGGCCAGATCGACGCCGCCAACGAGATCTACGCGCCCTCGCAGGAGGACTACGACCACGCCGAGCTGATCCTGGACGCCTACGAGTGGGCCACCAGCGAGGCCGGGGGCAAGAAGGGCTCGGCGATGCTCGGCGACGAGATGATCGACGAGGCCAGCCGCAAGATGGCCCTGGTCATCTCCGGCAAGGGCCGGGCGGCCGGGATGAGCCGGACGTCGTCCTTCACCCCGCCGGAGGACTGA
- a CDS encoding DUF4190 domain-containing protein — MRPCPRPARSPPGWPSCRRRSSGPELHHPAARRTHVSEPQDGFYRGDPPVQRAAPPASYGPPPGYGPPPGYGPPPGYGPPPGYGPPPGYGQPVFVVRRPTNTTAILALVFAFVFAPVGLVLGIVARRQIRQTGEEGDGMALAGIIIGGIAAAFYAVFIVIWVVALVSVTSSF, encoded by the coding sequence ATGCGACCCTGTCCGCGGCCCGCTCGATCGCCGCCCGGATGGCCCAGCTGCCGGCGGCGGTCATCGGGGCCTGAGCTCCACCACCCCGCGGCGAGGAGGACCCACGTGAGCGAGCCCCAGGACGGCTTCTACCGGGGCGACCCGCCGGTGCAGCGCGCCGCGCCGCCGGCCTCCTACGGCCCTCCCCCCGGGTACGGCCCTCCCCCCGGCTACGGCCCACCCCCCGGCTACGGCCCCCCGCCCGGGTACGGCCCTCCCCCGGGGTACGGCCAGCCCGTCTTCGTGGTGCGCCGCCCGACCAACACCACCGCGATCCTCGCGCTGGTGTTCGCCTTCGTGTTCGCGCCGGTGGGGCTGGTCCTGGGCATCGTGGCCCGCCGGCAGATCCGGCAGACCGGCGAGGAGGGCGACGGGATGGCGCTGGCCGGCATCATCATCGGCGGCATCGCGGCCGCCTTCTACGCCGTCTTCATCGTCATCTGGGTCGTCGCGCTGGTGTCGGTCACCAGCTCCTTCTAG
- a CDS encoding acyl-CoA dehydrogenase, which produces MTRLAQTADLTEIQTEILSTVRTFVDREIIPRAQELEHSDTYPQEIVDGMKEMGLFGLMIPEEYGGLGESLLTYVLVVEEIARGWMSVSGVINTHFIVAYMLIQHGTPEQKERYLPRMATGEVRGAFSMSEPGLGSDVAAIRTRAKKDAEGGYTIDGEKMWLTNGGSSTLVAALVRTDEGGEKAHQNLTTFLVEKPTGFGEVKPGLSIPGKIDKMGYKGVDTTSMVFDGYQASADDILGGVPGKGFAHMMDGVEVGRVNVAARACGISIRAFELAVEYAQQRETFGKKIAQHQAIAFQLAEMATKVEASHLMMVNAAKLKDSGKRNDVEAGMAKLLASEYCAEVTTQSFRIHGGYGYSKEYEIERLMREAPFLLIGEGTSEIQKTIISRGLLKTYASKR; this is translated from the coding sequence ATGACCCGCCTGGCGCAGACCGCCGACCTGACCGAGATCCAGACCGAGATCCTGTCCACGGTCCGGACGTTCGTGGACCGGGAGATCATCCCGCGGGCCCAGGAGCTCGAGCACTCCGACACCTACCCGCAGGAGATCGTCGACGGGATGAAGGAGATGGGGCTCTTCGGCCTCATGATCCCGGAGGAGTACGGCGGCCTCGGCGAGAGCCTGCTGACCTACGTGCTGGTCGTGGAGGAGATCGCCCGCGGCTGGATGAGCGTCTCGGGCGTCATCAACACCCACTTCATCGTCGCCTACATGCTGATCCAGCACGGCACCCCGGAGCAGAAGGAGCGCTACCTGCCCCGGATGGCCACCGGCGAGGTGCGCGGGGCGTTCTCCATGAGCGAGCCGGGGCTGGGCTCCGACGTCGCCGCGATCCGCACCCGGGCCAAGAAGGACGCCGAGGGCGGCTACACGATCGACGGCGAGAAGATGTGGCTGACCAACGGCGGCAGCTCCACGCTGGTCGCCGCGCTGGTGCGCACCGACGAGGGCGGGGAGAAGGCCCACCAGAACCTGACCACGTTCCTCGTCGAGAAGCCCACCGGGTTCGGCGAGGTCAAGCCCGGGCTGAGCATCCCCGGCAAGATCGACAAGATGGGCTACAAGGGCGTGGACACCACCAGCATGGTGTTCGACGGCTACCAGGCCAGCGCCGACGACATCCTGGGCGGGGTGCCCGGCAAGGGCTTCGCGCACATGATGGACGGCGTCGAGGTCGGCCGGGTCAACGTCGCGGCCCGGGCCTGCGGCATCTCCATCCGCGCCTTCGAGCTGGCCGTCGAGTACGCCCAGCAGCGCGAGACCTTCGGCAAGAAGATCGCCCAGCACCAGGCGATCGCCTTCCAGCTGGCCGAGATGGCCACCAAGGTCGAGGCCAGCCACCTGATGATGGTCAACGCGGCCAAGCTCAAGGACAGCGGCAAGCGCAACGACGTCGAGGCCGGCATGGCCAAGCTGCTGGCGAGTGAGTACTGCGCCGAGGTGACCACCCAGTCCTTCAGGATCCACGGCGGCTACGGGTACTCCAAGGAGTACGAGATCGAGCGGCTCATGCGCGAGGCGCCCTTCCTGCTCATCGGCGAGGGCACCAGCGAGATCCAGAAGACGATCATCAGCCGGGGTCTGCTCAAGACCTACGCCAGCAAGCGCTGA
- a CDS encoding L,D-transpeptidase, with translation MAFTACSQEPIGTYAGNRYCVHPTPEFPRCRVNTRPTPIVTPVNRLQSLLGTPRRRLAALGVVLVLVLAVVLAVVLPGGGDRTTAEAPATTSPSSSSPEAAPTTEALAGPVFPTTVASATTDQVDVYDAPDADADPSRTLDAADELSGQLTFVVTEQQDDWLQVQLPVRPNGSTGWIRAQDASLSEHDFSIEVRLSDHRMLVYRGELTLLDTPIGVGTGDAPTPGGTYYLKELLQPPNPAGGYGPYAYGLSGFSDVFTSYSGGEGVIGIHGTNAPETVGTDVSDGCIRVTNEVVTQLVDEIGLPLGTPVTIVA, from the coding sequence ATGGCGTTCACAGCGTGCTCGCAGGAACCTATCGGCACTTACGCAGGGAATCGGTACTGCGTTCACCCGACACCGGAGTTTCCGCGCTGCCGGGTGAACACCCGCCCCACCCCTATCGTCACCCCGGTGAACCGACTCCAGTCCCTGCTGGGCACCCCCCGTCGCCGGCTGGCGGCCCTGGGCGTGGTGCTCGTCCTCGTGCTGGCCGTGGTCCTCGCAGTCGTCCTGCCCGGCGGAGGGGACAGGACGACCGCGGAGGCACCGGCCACCACCAGCCCGTCGTCGAGCTCGCCGGAGGCGGCCCCGACGACGGAGGCTCTCGCCGGTCCGGTCTTCCCGACCACCGTCGCCTCGGCGACCACCGACCAGGTCGACGTGTACGACGCACCCGACGCCGATGCCGACCCCAGCCGCACGCTGGACGCGGCCGACGAGCTGTCCGGCCAGCTCACCTTCGTGGTCACCGAGCAGCAGGACGACTGGCTTCAGGTGCAGCTCCCGGTGCGCCCGAACGGGTCCACCGGCTGGATCCGCGCCCAGGACGCCTCGCTCAGCGAGCACGACTTCAGCATCGAGGTCCGCCTGTCCGACCACCGGATGCTGGTCTACCGCGGCGAGCTCACCCTGCTGGACACCCCGATCGGCGTGGGCACCGGTGACGCCCCCACCCCCGGCGGCACGTACTACCTGAAGGAGCTCCTCCAGCCCCCGAACCCGGCCGGCGGGTACGGGCCCTACGCCTACGGGCTGTCCGGCTTCTCCGACGTCTTCACCAGCTACTCCGGCGGCGAGGGCGTCATCGGCATCCACGGCACCAACGCCCCCGAGACCGTCGGCACCGACGTCAGCGACGGCTGCATCCGGGTGACCAACGAGGTCGTCACCCAGCTCGTCGACGAGATCGGGCTGCCGCTGGGCACCCCGGTGACCATCGTCGCCTGA
- a CDS encoding glycosyltransferase family 39 protein, which produces MSAVLDPPVALDPAASPQQPEAAAADPRWVRPSLVALLSATGLLYLWDLSASGWANAFYAAAAQAGSQSWEAFFYGSSDAANAITVDKPPASLWVMGASVRLFGLSSWSVLVPQALMGVATVGVVYLAVRRVVGPGAGLLAGAVLATTPVAALMFRFDNPDALLVLLLTTAGYALVRATETASRRWLVAVGVLIGFAFLAKMLQALLVVPGFALVYLVAARTTLRARIGHLLLAGVALVAAAGWWVAVVELVPTDWRPYIGGSQTNSVWELVWGYNGLGRLTGDETGSVGGAAGWGSTGVGRLFGVDIGGQVAWLLPAALLLVVGGLVAVGRAPRTDRTRAALLTWGGWLLVTGAVFSLMAGIFHAYYTVALAPAVAVLVGIGGGLLWERRSALGPRVVLAVTTVTTAAWSWVLLSRTPLFLPWLRWVVLVAGVVAGLGLLLAHLRRRSLLVGVVATALLAGLGGPAAYAAQTAVTPHTGAIPSAGPTASGGFLHGGHVAFVPRVPHTSGGTAGHPVTTSSVPRAGSGIGNLLDAGTPSAAVTELLRRNASSYTWVAATIGSNSAAGFQLASGHPVMALGGFNGSDPAPTLTEFQQDVADGEVHWFIAGGVGMASSSGSDEAHHVQTWVEAHYASTVVDGVTLYDLSRPPTS; this is translated from the coding sequence GTGAGTGCCGTCCTGGACCCGCCGGTCGCCCTCGACCCGGCCGCCTCCCCGCAGCAGCCGGAGGCGGCCGCGGCCGACCCCCGGTGGGTGCGCCCCTCGCTGGTCGCGCTGCTGTCGGCGACCGGACTGCTGTACCTGTGGGACCTCAGCGCCTCCGGCTGGGCCAACGCGTTCTACGCCGCCGCCGCCCAGGCCGGGTCGCAGAGCTGGGAGGCCTTCTTCTACGGCTCCTCCGACGCCGCCAACGCGATCACCGTGGACAAGCCGCCGGCATCGCTGTGGGTGATGGGGGCGTCGGTCCGGCTGTTCGGGCTGAGCTCGTGGTCGGTGCTGGTGCCCCAGGCGTTGATGGGCGTGGCGACGGTCGGGGTGGTGTACCTCGCCGTGCGCCGCGTGGTGGGGCCCGGGGCCGGGCTTCTGGCTGGTGCGGTCCTGGCGACCACGCCGGTCGCCGCGCTGATGTTCCGGTTCGACAACCCGGACGCGCTGCTGGTCCTGCTGCTGACGACCGCCGGGTACGCGCTGGTGCGGGCCACCGAGACGGCGAGCCGGCGCTGGCTGGTCGCGGTCGGGGTGCTGATCGGGTTCGCGTTCCTGGCCAAGATGCTGCAGGCACTGCTCGTGGTCCCCGGGTTCGCGCTGGTCTACCTCGTCGCTGCCCGCACCACGCTGCGTGCCCGCATCGGCCACCTCCTGCTCGCCGGGGTCGCCCTGGTGGCCGCGGCCGGCTGGTGGGTCGCGGTGGTCGAACTCGTGCCCACCGACTGGCGGCCCTACATCGGCGGGTCGCAGACCAACTCGGTGTGGGAGCTGGTCTGGGGCTACAACGGCCTGGGCCGGCTGACCGGCGACGAGACCGGCAGCGTCGGCGGCGCCGCAGGGTGGGGCTCCACCGGCGTCGGGCGGCTGTTCGGCGTCGACATCGGCGGGCAGGTCGCCTGGCTGCTCCCCGCCGCGCTGCTGCTGGTGGTCGGCGGGCTGGTCGCCGTCGGCCGGGCGCCGCGCACCGACCGCACCCGGGCCGCGCTGCTGACCTGGGGCGGCTGGCTGCTGGTCACCGGCGCGGTGTTCAGCCTGATGGCCGGCATCTTCCACGCCTACTACACCGTCGCGCTGGCCCCGGCCGTCGCGGTGCTCGTCGGCATCGGCGGCGGTCTGCTGTGGGAGCGGCGCAGCGCGCTGGGGCCGCGGGTGGTGCTGGCCGTGACCACCGTGACGACCGCCGCCTGGTCGTGGGTGCTGCTGTCCCGCACACCGCTCTTCCTGCCCTGGTTGCGCTGGGTGGTGCTGGTCGCCGGAGTGGTCGCGGGGCTGGGGCTGCTCCTCGCGCACCTGCGCCGCCGGTCCCTGCTGGTCGGCGTCGTCGCGACCGCGCTGCTGGCCGGGCTGGGCGGCCCGGCCGCCTACGCCGCACAGACCGCGGTCACCCCGCACACCGGCGCCATCCCGAGCGCCGGTCCGACCGCGTCCGGCGGCTTCCTGCACGGCGGGCACGTCGCGTTCGTCCCGCGGGTCCCGCACACCAGCGGGGGGACGGCGGGACACCCGGTCACCACGTCCAGCGTGCCGCGCGCGGGCTCGGGCATCGGCAACCTGCTCGACGCCGGCACCCCCAGCGCGGCGGTCACAGAGCTGCTCCGCCGCAACGCCTCGTCCTACACCTGGGTCGCCGCCACGATCGGCTCCAACAGCGCGGCCGGGTTCCAGCTGGCCAGCGGGCACCCGGTGATGGCCCTCGGCGGCTTCAACGGCAGCGACCCGGCGCCGACGCTGACCGAGTTCCAGCAGGACGTGGCCGACGGGGAGGTGCACTGGTTCATCGCCGGCGGGGTGGGGATGGCCAGCTCCAGCGGTTCGGACGAGGCGCACCACGTGCAGACCTGGGTGGAGGCGCACTACGCGTCCACCGTCGTCGACGGGGTGACCCTCTACGACCTGAGCCGGCCGCCGACCAGCTGA